In Actinoplanes derwentensis, the following proteins share a genomic window:
- a CDS encoding aspartate-semialdehyde dehydrogenase yields the protein MRIGIVGATGQVGSVMRRILAERQFPVSELRLFASARSAGRTIEWGDGEVTVEDTATADYSGLDIVLFSAGKGSSLEYAPRFAEAGAVIVDNSSAFRMDPEIPLVVAEVNPAAARVRPKGIIANPNCTTMAAMPVLRPLHDEAGLVSFIATTYQAVGGAGLAGVAELDEQIKKVADRATELTHDGSAVEFPESKVFPEPIAFNVIPQAGSFVDDGSFETDEEQKLRNESRKILDLPGLLVSGTCVRVPVFTGHSIQVNARFSRPVSPARAREILASAPGVEISEVPTPLQAAGRDPSYVGRFRVDPTAENGLSFFISNDNLRKGAALNAVQIAELVASEIG from the coding sequence ATGAGGATCGGTATCGTCGGGGCGACGGGACAGGTGGGCAGCGTCATGCGCCGCATCCTGGCCGAGCGCCAGTTCCCTGTTTCCGAGCTCCGGCTCTTCGCCTCCGCGCGCAGCGCGGGCCGCACCATCGAGTGGGGCGACGGCGAGGTGACCGTCGAGGACACCGCCACGGCCGACTACTCCGGCCTCGACATCGTGCTCTTCTCCGCGGGCAAGGGCAGCTCCCTGGAGTACGCGCCCCGGTTCGCCGAGGCCGGCGCGGTCATCGTCGACAACTCGTCGGCGTTCCGGATGGACCCGGAGATCCCGCTCGTCGTCGCCGAGGTAAACCCGGCCGCGGCTCGGGTGCGCCCGAAGGGGATCATCGCCAACCCGAACTGCACCACCATGGCCGCCATGCCGGTGTTGCGCCCGCTGCACGACGAGGCCGGGCTGGTCTCCTTCATCGCCACCACCTACCAGGCGGTCGGCGGTGCCGGGCTCGCCGGTGTGGCCGAGCTCGACGAGCAGATCAAGAAGGTCGCGGACCGCGCCACCGAGCTCACCCACGACGGTTCGGCGGTCGAGTTCCCCGAGTCCAAGGTGTTCCCGGAGCCGATCGCGTTCAACGTGATCCCGCAGGCCGGTTCGTTCGTCGACGACGGCAGTTTCGAGACCGACGAGGAGCAGAAGCTCCGCAACGAGAGCCGCAAGATCCTCGACCTGCCCGGCCTGCTGGTCTCCGGCACCTGCGTGCGCGTGCCGGTCTTCACCGGTCACTCCATCCAGGTCAACGCCCGGTTCAGCCGCCCGGTCTCCCCGGCGCGGGCTCGGGAGATCCTGGCGTCCGCACCCGGTGTCGAGATCTCCGAAGTGCCCACGCCGCTCCAGGCGGCCGGCCGTGACCCGTCCTACGTGGGCCGGTTCCGGGTCGACCCCACCGCGGAGAACGGATTGTCGTTCTTCATCTCCAACGACAACCTCCGCAAGGGGGCGGCGCTGAACGCCGTCCAGATCGCCGAGTTGGTGGCTTCCGAGATCGGCTGA
- a CDS encoding class I SAM-dependent methyltransferase — MATYTHGHHESVLRSHRWRTAENSAAYLLPHLSSGISLLDVGCGPGTITADLAAHVTPGRVVALEQTGPALDLARAEIERRGLTGVEFAVGDVHALDYPDGTFDVVHAHQVLQHVTDPVAALREMRRVTKKGGVVAARDSDYAAFTWFPQLPELDGWLALYQRVARGNGGEPDAGRRLLSWAREAGFTEVTATASVWCFANDEDRQWWGGMWAERILKSDMSEMSRKAGASASELQHISAAWRRWADDPDGWMIIPHGEVLCRA, encoded by the coding sequence ATGGCGACCTACACCCATGGACACCACGAGTCGGTCTTGCGCTCGCACCGCTGGCGCACCGCAGAGAATTCGGCGGCCTACCTTCTGCCGCATCTTTCCTCCGGAATCTCACTGCTCGACGTCGGATGCGGCCCCGGCACCATCACGGCCGACCTGGCAGCGCATGTCACACCCGGCCGGGTAGTCGCACTGGAGCAGACCGGGCCGGCGCTCGACCTGGCCCGCGCGGAGATCGAGCGGCGCGGCCTGACCGGCGTCGAGTTCGCGGTCGGCGACGTGCACGCGCTGGACTACCCGGACGGGACCTTCGACGTGGTCCACGCCCACCAGGTGCTCCAGCACGTGACCGATCCGGTGGCCGCGCTGCGCGAGATGCGCCGGGTCACGAAGAAGGGCGGCGTGGTGGCGGCCCGCGACAGTGACTACGCGGCGTTCACCTGGTTCCCACAGCTGCCGGAGCTGGACGGGTGGCTGGCCCTCTACCAGCGGGTGGCCCGCGGCAACGGCGGCGAGCCGGACGCCGGGCGGCGGCTGCTGTCATGGGCACGGGAGGCCGGGTTCACCGAGGTCACCGCGACGGCCAGCGTCTGGTGTTTCGCCAACGACGAGGACCGGCAGTGGTGGGGCGGAATGTGGGCGGAGCGCATCCTAAAATCTGATATGTCGGAGATGTCACGCAAGGCCGGAGCTTCGGCAAGCGAACTCCAGCACATCTCGGCAGCCTGGCGACGCTGGGCCGACGACCCGGACGGCTGGATGATCATCCCGCACGGCGAGGTCCTCTGCCGGGCTTGA
- a CDS encoding M15 family metallopeptidase: protein MGIEGVNSRIANIQSRILALQGQQATTTTGPAAARGGAAPAQGSFASQLRSAVAANQGADKSYKLNSKGIPEDLVAYGNGKIPAEALGQVGDTNHKLWAPAAQSLTRMIDDAKRDGVKIGITDSYRPYEEQVDLARRKGLYSQGGLAAKPGTSEHGWGMATDLDLNSDALSWMRKNGKNYGYVENVPRESWHWAYRPPS from the coding sequence GTGGGAATCGAGGGAGTGAATTCGCGCATCGCGAATATCCAGAGCCGGATCCTCGCGCTGCAGGGTCAGCAGGCCACGACCACTACCGGGCCGGCTGCGGCCCGGGGTGGCGCGGCCCCCGCTCAGGGGAGTTTCGCGAGCCAGTTGCGGAGTGCCGTCGCGGCCAACCAGGGTGCCGACAAGAGTTACAAACTGAACAGCAAGGGCATTCCGGAGGATCTTGTCGCGTACGGGAACGGCAAGATCCCCGCGGAAGCACTCGGACAGGTCGGCGACACCAACCACAAACTCTGGGCGCCGGCCGCCCAGTCGCTGACCCGGATGATCGACGATGCCAAACGTGACGGTGTCAAGATCGGCATCACCGACTCCTACCGGCCGTACGAGGAGCAGGTCGACCTGGCCCGGCGTAAAGGCCTCTACTCCCAGGGTGGGCTGGCGGCCAAGCCCGGTACCAGCGAACACGGCTGGGGTATGGCCACCGACCTCGATCTCAACTCCGACGCCCTCTCCTGGATGCGCAAGAACGGCAAGAACTACGGCTACGTGGAGAACGTGCCCCGCGAGTCCTGGCACTGGGCGTACCGGCCGCCGTCTTGA
- a CDS encoding GTP cyclohydrolase II, translated as MPVRTRVTVPLEFPDGYRATAEVVTFTGLSDGKEHLALAFGDVATAEVPLVRLHSECMTGDVFGSQRCDCGPQLREAVERIAETGGYLLYLRQEGRGIGLYAKLDAYALQDTGMDTYEANRALGHADDERDYTAAAQMLEALGADAIDLLTNNPDKCRQLRDLGVEVRAVRPTAVHASPANVRYLQAKVTHTQHTIDLAPAS; from the coding sequence ATGCCGGTTCGTACTCGCGTCACCGTTCCGCTCGAGTTCCCCGACGGGTACCGTGCCACCGCCGAGGTGGTGACCTTCACCGGTCTGTCGGACGGCAAGGAGCATCTCGCGCTCGCCTTCGGCGACGTCGCGACTGCTGAAGTGCCGTTGGTCCGCCTGCACTCCGAGTGCATGACCGGCGACGTCTTCGGCTCGCAGCGCTGCGACTGCGGTCCCCAGCTCCGGGAGGCGGTCGAGCGGATCGCCGAAACCGGCGGCTACCTGCTCTACCTGCGGCAGGAGGGCCGGGGCATCGGGCTGTACGCGAAGCTCGACGCCTACGCGCTGCAGGACACCGGGATGGACACGTACGAGGCCAATCGCGCTCTGGGTCATGCCGACGACGAGCGGGACTACACCGCCGCCGCGCAGATGCTGGAAGCCCTCGGCGCCGACGCCATCGACCTGCTCACCAACAACCCGGACAAGTGCCGGCAGTTGCGGGACCTGGGCGTCGAGGTGCGGGCGGTCCGGCCGACGGCGGTGCACGCCTCCCCGGCGAACGTGCGCTACCTGCAGGCCAAGGTGACCCACACCCAGCACACGATCGATCTGGCCCCGGCTTCCTGA
- a CDS encoding threonine/serine dehydratase, which yields MINLSDVQAAAKRIDGRIRRTPTVAAGPDRWFKLEYLQHAGSFKTRGMFNQILAGNPSAAGIIAASGGNAGLAAAYAARELGIAAEVFVPVTAPAVKVAKLGKLGARVVRQGTEYAEAYAAAVVRGEETGALFCHAYDDAAMVAGNGTLVGELPDFDTILVAVGGGGLIAGVIAATNRSKRVVAVEPVTACALFAALEEGAPVDVPVSGVAADSLGARRIGDIAFEAAVAAKIESVLVTDAAIVEARRDLWDEHRIVVEHGTAAAQAALISGAYRPEPGERVVVLLCGANTNPVDLVV from the coding sequence GTGATCAATCTGTCGGACGTCCAGGCGGCGGCGAAGCGCATCGACGGCCGGATCCGGCGGACGCCGACCGTGGCGGCGGGGCCGGACCGGTGGTTCAAGCTGGAGTACCTGCAGCACGCGGGTTCGTTCAAGACGCGTGGCATGTTCAACCAGATCCTCGCCGGGAACCCGTCGGCCGCCGGGATCATCGCGGCGTCCGGCGGTAACGCGGGGCTCGCCGCCGCGTACGCGGCCCGGGAACTGGGGATCGCCGCCGAGGTGTTCGTGCCGGTCACCGCGCCCGCGGTCAAGGTGGCGAAGCTCGGCAAGCTGGGTGCCCGGGTGGTGCGGCAGGGGACGGAGTACGCCGAGGCCTACGCGGCGGCGGTGGTCCGGGGCGAGGAGACGGGGGCGTTGTTCTGCCACGCCTACGACGACGCGGCGATGGTCGCGGGCAACGGCACGCTCGTGGGGGAACTGCCGGACTTCGACACGATCCTGGTCGCGGTGGGTGGTGGTGGCTTGATCGCCGGGGTGATCGCCGCGACAAATCGATCAAAACGTGTAGTCGCTGTCGAGCCGGTCACCGCGTGTGCGCTTTTTGCGGCGTTGGAGGAGGGCGCCCCGGTGGATGTGCCGGTCTCCGGGGTGGCGGCCGACTCGCTGGGTGCCCGGCGAATCGGAGACATCGCCTTCGAGGCCGCGGTGGCCGCCAAGATCGAATCGGTCCTCGTCACCGATGCCGCGATCGTCGAGGCCCGCCGTGACCTGTGGGACGAGCATCGGATCGTGGTCGAGCACGGCACCGCCGCCGCGCAGGCCGCGCTGATCTCCGGGGCCTATCGGCCGGAGCCGGGGGAGCGGGTGGTCGTTCTGCTCTGCGGGGCCAACACCAACCCTGTTGATCTTGTGGTGTGA
- a CDS encoding type I glyceraldehyde-3-phosphate dehydrogenase, which translates to MTVTIGINGLGRIGRSLTRIVAAMPDAGVEIAAVNDIASTEKLAYGLRRDSIRGAFPGTVAARGDYLVVNDHAIQAFHHERPERIPWADHGVDVVIEATGRFRAGTTARHHITHGGARKVVISASADDPDAFLVFGANHQKYDPVGHDVVSPASCGVNALTVMAKVLLDRFGLGSVNTSVILAAQGWQRVQDSAIATSRDDPRLGRAAGESIIPHNYVVGDLVRVALPEIGEMRYSYYCVPTPIGSLAELSGTTGRPVTAEEVNRAMAEAAAGPLRGILAYDPDPTVSVDVKNNPASCLFDPSGTQTTADGGVKVRGWFDNEWGFSNRLLDLARLVGERLPVPSSRVSWSVA; encoded by the coding sequence ATGACTGTCACGATCGGGATCAATGGACTCGGGCGGATCGGCCGAAGTTTGACCCGGATCGTGGCCGCCATGCCAGACGCCGGTGTGGAGATCGCCGCGGTGAACGACATCGCATCCACCGAGAAACTGGCCTACGGGCTGCGCCGTGACAGCATCCGGGGTGCGTTCCCGGGCACGGTGGCCGCGCGTGGGGACTATCTGGTGGTCAACGATCATGCCATTCAAGCCTTCCATCACGAGCGTCCGGAGCGGATCCCGTGGGCCGACCACGGGGTGGACGTGGTGATCGAGGCGACCGGCCGGTTCCGGGCCGGCACCACCGCCCGGCACCACATCACCCACGGTGGTGCCCGCAAGGTGGTGATCAGCGCCTCGGCCGACGATCCCGACGCGTTCCTGGTCTTCGGCGCGAACCATCAGAAGTACGATCCGGTCGGCCACGACGTGGTCTCCCCGGCGTCGTGCGGGGTCAACGCGCTCACCGTGATGGCGAAGGTGCTGCTCGACCGGTTCGGGCTGGGCTCGGTGAACACGTCGGTGATCCTGGCCGCCCAGGGCTGGCAGCGCGTGCAGGACTCGGCGATCGCCACGTCGCGGGACGATCCACGGCTCGGCCGGGCCGCCGGGGAGAGCATCATCCCGCACAACTACGTGGTCGGTGACCTGGTCCGGGTGGCGCTGCCGGAGATCGGCGAGATGCGCTACAGCTACTACTGCGTGCCCACCCCGATCGGTTCGCTCGCCGAACTCTCCGGGACGACCGGCCGGCCGGTGACGGCGGAGGAGGTCAACCGGGCGATGGCCGAGGCGGCGGCCGGGCCGCTTCGCGGGATCCTGGCGTACGACCCGGACCCCACCGTGTCGGTCGACGTGAAGAACAATCCGGCGTCCTGCCTGTTCGACCCGTCCGGCACGCAGACCACCGCCGACGGCGGGGTGAAGGTGCGGGGCTGGTTCGACAACGAGTGGGGCTTCTCGAACCGATTACTGGACCTGGCCCGCCTGGTCGGTGAGCGTTTACCGGTTCCGTCGAGCCGGGTCTCCTGGAGCGTGGCCTAG
- a CDS encoding toll/interleukin-1 receptor domain-containing protein, with the protein MPVLVSHATADEPWAQWIAGALRAAGYETRLDPADSAFAARLSGTHLDGGHVLLLLSAEHRATHADWTLLAQTPALVGRLFTVRLDAAGTPRPLHAIPGRSLHGLDEEDALETLLTLTGGIPRKNIGEPGLRPTAGW; encoded by the coding sequence GTGCCCGTCCTCGTCTCCCACGCCACCGCCGACGAACCGTGGGCACAGTGGATCGCCGGCGCGCTGCGTGCCGCCGGCTACGAGACACGGCTCGACCCCGCCGACAGCGCGTTCGCCGCCCGGCTCAGCGGCACCCACCTCGACGGGGGTCACGTGCTCCTGCTCCTCTCCGCCGAACACCGCGCCACCCACGCCGACTGGACCCTGCTCGCCCAGACCCCGGCCCTGGTGGGACGACTGTTCACGGTGCGCCTCGACGCCGCCGGAACGCCGCGGCCACTGCATGCGATCCCCGGCCGTAGCCTGCACGGACTCGACGAGGAGGACGCCCTCGAAACGCTGCTCACCCTGACCGGCGGAATCCCCCGGAAAAACATCGGCGAACCAGGTTTACGGCCCACCGCCGGGTGGTAA
- the mctP gene encoding monocarboxylate uptake permease MctP, whose amino-acid sequence MSEHITEIIVFTLLFLLVSVMGFVASRWRAPKDMAHLDEWGLGGRSFGGWVTWFLVGGDLYTAYTFVAVPALVFGAGAAGFFAVPYTVVIYPLFFLILIRLWSVSHRHGFVTPADFVRTRFDSPLLALVIAITGIVATMPYIALQLIGIEAVLKTMGMTGESAVARHLPIIIAFAILAAYTYQSGLRAPALIAFVKDTLIYIVILVAIIWLPYKLGGWGAIFDAADAKFQASPAPNDGIILNANNQLQYFTLAVGSALALFLYPHSITGVLASKNRDVIKRNMSALPAYSLLLGLIALLGYMAIAAGVKPLPGAKPGSVDSNTVVPLLFDQQFPAWFTGVAFAAIGIGALVPAAIMSIAAANLFTRNIYKEYLRKDASPAQEANVAKITSLVVKVGAVACIIFLDPQFSIDLQLIGGVIILQTAPAVVVGLYTRWLHRGALIAGWAAGMSLGFWMLWQIPNAVTGRLHFGGSAFPLAEFGFDTKKTIYVGFVAVLVNALVAVVVTIALRAAKTPEGTDGTALDDYFADENDPRVAPVSSVSST is encoded by the coding sequence ATGAGCGAGCACATCACCGAGATCATCGTCTTCACTCTGCTGTTCCTGCTGGTCAGTGTGATGGGTTTCGTCGCGTCCCGGTGGCGGGCGCCCAAGGACATGGCCCACCTCGACGAATGGGGGCTGGGCGGGCGCAGTTTCGGCGGCTGGGTCACCTGGTTCCTGGTCGGCGGTGACCTCTACACGGCGTACACCTTCGTGGCCGTGCCGGCACTCGTCTTCGGAGCGGGGGCCGCCGGGTTCTTCGCGGTGCCGTACACCGTGGTGATCTATCCGCTCTTCTTCCTCATCCTGATCCGGCTCTGGTCGGTGTCGCACCGGCACGGGTTCGTCACGCCGGCCGATTTCGTCCGCACCCGGTTCGATTCGCCGCTGCTCGCCCTGGTCATCGCGATCACCGGGATCGTGGCGACCATGCCGTACATCGCCCTGCAGTTGATCGGGATCGAAGCGGTCCTCAAGACCATGGGCATGACCGGGGAGAGTGCGGTCGCCCGGCATCTGCCGATCATCATCGCGTTCGCGATCCTGGCCGCCTACACCTATCAGTCGGGGCTGCGGGCGCCCGCGTTGATCGCGTTCGTCAAGGACACCCTGATCTACATCGTGATCCTGGTGGCGATCATCTGGCTGCCGTACAAACTCGGTGGTTGGGGTGCGATCTTCGACGCCGCCGACGCGAAGTTCCAGGCGTCACCGGCACCCAACGACGGGATCATCCTCAACGCCAACAACCAGCTGCAGTACTTCACCCTGGCTGTCGGGTCGGCGCTCGCCCTGTTCCTCTACCCGCACAGCATCACCGGCGTCCTGGCCAGCAAGAACCGGGACGTGATCAAGCGGAACATGAGCGCGCTCCCGGCGTACAGCCTGTTGCTCGGGCTCATCGCGCTGCTCGGCTACATGGCCATCGCCGCCGGGGTGAAACCGCTGCCCGGTGCGAAACCCGGCAGTGTGGACAGCAACACCGTCGTGCCGCTGCTGTTCGACCAGCAGTTCCCGGCGTGGTTCACCGGGGTCGCCTTCGCCGCCATCGGGATCGGCGCGCTGGTCCCGGCCGCGATCATGTCGATCGCCGCGGCGAACCTGTTCACCCGCAACATCTACAAGGAGTATCTGCGCAAGGACGCGTCCCCGGCGCAGGAGGCGAACGTCGCCAAGATCACGTCACTGGTGGTGAAGGTCGGGGCGGTCGCCTGCATCATCTTCCTCGACCCGCAGTTCTCCATCGACCTGCAGCTCATCGGCGGCGTGATCATCCTGCAGACAGCTCCGGCCGTGGTGGTCGGTCTCTACACCCGGTGGCTGCACCGGGGCGCCCTGATCGCCGGCTGGGCGGCCGGGATGTCGCTGGGTTTCTGGATGCTCTGGCAGATCCCCAACGCGGTCACCGGGCGGCTGCACTTCGGCGGCTCGGCCTTCCCGCTGGCCGAGTTCGGTTTCGACACCAAGAAGACGATCTACGTCGGGTTCGTGGCGGTTCTGGTCAACGCGCTGGTCGCGGTGGTCGTCACCATTGCGCTGCGCGCCGCCAAGACACCTGAGGGTACGGACGGTACGGCGCTCGACGACTACTTCGCCGACGAGAACGATCCGCGGGTCGCTCCGGTCAGTAGCGTCTCGTCCACCTGA
- a CDS encoding DUF3311 domain-containing protein: MAEPERPRSDRSPWNWLLVVPFVVPLLTFLYNDVEPRIGGFPLFYWLQFAFILLGVTTTTIVYQMTKRSRS; the protein is encoded by the coding sequence ATGGCTGAGCCGGAACGTCCCCGTAGCGATAGAAGTCCCTGGAACTGGCTGTTGGTGGTGCCGTTCGTGGTGCCGCTGCTGACATTCCTGTACAACGATGTCGAGCCGCGGATAGGCGGCTTCCCACTCTTCTACTGGCTCCAGTTCGCCTTCATCCTGCTCGGCGTCACCACTACGACGATCGTGTACCAGATGACCAAGCGGAGCCGGTCATGA
- a CDS encoding bifunctional RNase H/acid phosphatase, which yields MSGLKVTIEADGGSRGNPGPAGYGAVVRDAESGEVLAERFDTLGVATNNVAEYSGLIAGLRAAAELNAERVAVKMDSKLVVEQMSGRWQIKNAGLRPLAAEAAALVGKFAAVTYEWIPRERNKAADALANRAMDEAAGIATEARPPVEARPPVDERPPVKETPKSWAPPASLSEATRIILVRHGETPMTTAGRYSGRGDVPLTDEGEAQAMAAAGRVAGISPEIGAVLSSPLLRCRRTAQHIADAAGGLPVTIMDDLIECDFGVWEGKTFAEVQEGWPDEMNAWLASTSVAPPEGESFQTVAKRVRGALATVLQAYPGKVVVLVSHVSPIKLILRDALAAGDAFLHRLFLDAAGVSTMDVWPDGNIAVRSVNETAHLR from the coding sequence GTGAGCGGACTGAAGGTCACGATCGAGGCGGACGGTGGCTCTCGGGGGAACCCCGGACCGGCGGGGTACGGCGCGGTGGTCCGGGACGCCGAGTCCGGCGAGGTGCTGGCCGAGCGGTTCGACACGCTCGGTGTCGCCACCAACAACGTGGCGGAGTACTCGGGGCTGATCGCGGGGCTGCGGGCGGCGGCCGAGCTGAACGCCGAACGGGTCGCCGTGAAGATGGACTCGAAACTGGTCGTCGAGCAGATGTCCGGCCGCTGGCAGATCAAGAACGCCGGTCTGCGCCCGCTCGCCGCCGAGGCGGCCGCGCTGGTGGGTAAGTTCGCCGCGGTCACCTACGAGTGGATCCCGCGGGAGCGCAACAAGGCGGCCGACGCGCTGGCGAACCGGGCCATGGACGAGGCCGCGGGCATCGCCACCGAAGCGCGTCCCCCGGTCGAAGCGCGTCCCCCGGTCGACGAGCGTCCCCCGGTCAAGGAGACCCCGAAGTCCTGGGCTCCGCCGGCCTCGCTGAGTGAGGCGACCCGGATCATCCTGGTTCGGCACGGTGAGACGCCGATGACCACGGCGGGCCGGTACTCGGGGCGCGGCGATGTGCCGCTCACCGACGAGGGCGAGGCACAGGCGATGGCCGCGGCCGGCCGGGTGGCCGGGATCTCCCCGGAGATCGGCGCGGTGCTGAGTTCGCCGCTGCTGCGGTGCCGGCGGACCGCGCAGCACATCGCCGACGCGGCGGGTGGCCTGCCCGTGACGATCATGGATGACCTGATCGAGTGTGACTTCGGTGTCTGGGAGGGCAAGACCTTCGCCGAGGTGCAGGAGGGCTGGCCGGACGAGATGAACGCCTGGCTGGCGTCCACGAGTGTCGCCCCGCCGGAGGGGGAGTCGTTCCAGACGGTCGCGAAACGGGTGCGGGGTGCCTTGGCGACCGTGCTCCAGGCGTACCCGGGAAAGGTCGTCGTCCTTGTCTCGCATGTGTCGCCGATCAAGCTGATCCTGCGGGATGCGCTGGCCGCGGGGGATGCCTTCCTGCACCGGCTGTTCCTGGACGCGGCCGGAGTGTCGACGATGGACGTGTGGCCGGACGGCAACATCGCGGTCCGCTCGGTGAACGAGACCGCACACCTTCGGTAA